In Pseudomonas sp. P5_109, the genomic window GTGGATATAAAATCGTTCGATAATAAATATCATTGCGCTGTAATGAATGGCAATGAAGTTCAAGCGCATCGATACTCCAACTTGTTGCGACAGTTACTTGAGAAAATAAAAAACGGAGAGGAATATACATTGGACTTGCCAACATAACCGTTGATGTTTAATCAGGCGCCTTGTAATTAGTATGGCCTTTAAAACGCCATCAACGAGCTTGGCGCCTTAACAGTTCATCGCGAGGGGCCGAAATCGGCCAACAACGGACACTCAAAGGTGTCTACGAAACTAGGGGCGATTCATACCAGAGATGGTTGTGGAATTTGGCTCGACTCAGCTAAAAGCCAGCTGAAGGCGAAATTAACAGCAATAGAGCAGGGACGCAGCATGGAAATTACATGTCCAAAATGCAGCAAGACTACTGATTTTAATGTCACCGATGCGATTAGCTGCGAACACTGCAAAAGTAGCTTTAGTACACTCCGTCTTGCGGTTAAGGCCACTTTGCTCCCGACTGTGGGGGCGTTAGTCATAGGTGGAGCAATTGGCCACCAATTGGACGGTTTTTTTGAGGTGAACCGCTACCCGCTTGAAATCGAGTATGCCCTTGTCGAAAGTTGCGTGCAGGGTGCGAAGCGCTCTGAATACTGGCAGCGGGCTGAAGAGAAATTTGTACTGTGTAGCTGCGCGCTTACGCAGGCTCAAAAAAATGTCAATTTCAAGAAATTTAAAGAAGCACCAGCCCAATTCAGACATGCCATGACAGCTGCAACTCAGAACTGTAGTGCTGGCTAGTTAATAGCCCGAGCGCCAACGTTACAGCGCTCGGACTATCAGGACTCAACCCCTGCTGGGAGCGTTTCCGCGCCCTCCGCCAGACGGATTGCCGGTAGTACTTGGCCAGTTACCACCCTGGGAGCCAGTACCAGGGGCAGTTCCTGAACTGCCCTTGCCGCCAGAACTCTGGCTACTGCCACTTTTGCTGCCGCCGTTACTGCCGTTACCTTTAGCCATGTTCTTCTCTCCCTAGTTTTACTTGGTCGTTTTCGGCTTTACTTCTGCCACGGTTTTCTGAACTCGACTCGTGAACGAGTCAGTACTGACTTTACCGCCATTTTTTATGGCTTCAGCGCTGTGAATTCGGGCAGCGGCCTCTGGGGTCATTGGTGTCTTCTTGCTCATTGGTGTTTTCCTTGAGTTAGCACCACGCTTGGTGCAAGGTCGACTTTAAGCAGTCACAAGGGACAAATAGGGACAGGTATGGATGACGTCAGGAAGTTGCAAACCACGATTAAGCAAAAACTCGAAGAGCTTGGGATAAGCCAGGCCGTACTGGCCGAAAAGATCTTTGTCGAGGACTATGATGAAGATGATGAGGCTGCCTTGGCCCGCTTCACCGAAACCTTGAAAAAGCAGCTGCAAAGAGCATCCACGCCGGCTGAAAAGCTTCATCGTTATCTTGAGATTCTCTTGGCTGATCGACGGGGATTGGAGGCTCGTCACCTAAACGTTGCTTCCCCTTATCTGTCCAAACAGGTGCTCAACGACATGCACCAGCTTTCAGCTTCCATCGATGAACAACTTCGTAAAAAGAGGCTAACTGAGATTGCACCATCTGACTGAGTGAATCGGTCCTGCCGCCGTAGACGCTTTCGAAGGTCCGCTTCTGGTCGATTCTGTTGAAAAAATCGGTTCTTCCAGACCGCCCGCATACTGACTGTTGAAAATGCCTTTATTGCACGGCGCTACGCGAAATCTGAGCCCGGAATCTTCTGCTCAATGTAAAGATTTCAATCCCAAACGCGTACTTTTCTACCGTGGAAATCAGGGCCGACTGTTTTCAACAGAGATCGGCCGATCTCTGGCGGTCAAGGCCACGAAGGGTACGGGTCAAAGCCGATGCAAATGACTGATTAGTCGAATGCAAATGTGTGGGCAAGTCGGTGCAATTCCCCGGTTGCATCGGAGGTCTATTATTTTGTCCTACTGTTCGACTCAAGGGGCTGGTTTATGCGTGCCGCGCATACCGCGTGACTTGTAAGTGTCTGGAGTGAAAGGCGGCCGAGAGTGCTCAGAGGCCCTGTGGTGCGCCAGGGGGAACGGAAGGGCTGTTCTGGGGCGGACTGTATTGCCGACGTCTCAGCTTGTCTGAGGGAGGCTCTCAAGCTGACAATTTAAATCAGATTAAAACTATTCAGTTCTGGGGTCGGTACCGAAAGTCCGTTGGACTGCTTTCAATCACACTGCCGAAGCGTCTTGGTCCAGAAATGGTCCAGCGACCATAAAATCGCAGGCAATAAAAAACCCCAAGGACACATTGTTCCTTGGGGTTTCTCGGTATTTTGGTGCCCAGAGACGGAATCGAACCGCCGACACGGGGATTTTCAATCCCCTGCTCTACCGACTGAGCTATCTGGGCAACGGGGCGCATTAAACGGGTTTTTCAGGGGGTCGTCAAGCAAGTTTTCAAAAAAATTTTAATTATTACCGTCGCTTACGATCCGACCCCCGATTTATCGGGGTTATTCCGATGGTGGTACGTAGCCTTCGGCCTTGGCGTAATCCTCGCCGGAGAAGTACTTGTCCATTTCGCCCTGAAGATATTTGCGATCTTCGGCGTTCATCATGTTCAGGCGTTTTTCGTTGATCAGCAGGGTCTGGTGTTTTTGCCAGTCGGCCCAGGCCTTGGCCGAGACGTGGTCAAAAATGTCCTGGCCTTTGGCGCCCGGGAAGGGAGCGCGCTCCAGGCCTGGCAATTCTTCTTTGTACTTGCGGCACATGATGGTGCGGGTCATGACGACTCTCCTGCGTTCAATACGGCGGCCGCGCGTTCGAGCAAGGTTTTGACCGGGGCGGCAAGGCCCAGGCGCGGCGGGGTGGCGAGGTTATACCAGAGCCAGTCGGCCTCGGCCACGTGATGGCCGGCCTCCTGGACCTGAACCAGCCAGGGTTCGATGGATAACTGAAAATGGCTGAAGGTGTGCACCAGGCTTGGCAATGCCTGCTGTGTGCCCAGTTCCAGCGAGTGCTGCGCCGCCAGATGTTCCAGGTCGTCGAGGTTGTCGAGTTCCGGCAGGCTCCACAAACCGCCCCAGAGGCCCGTGGAGGGGCGACGGTAAAGCAGGATGGCGCCCTCGGCATTGGCGAGCATCGGCATCAGCGTGCGCTTCTGCGGGATGGCTTTGCGCGGCTTGGGGATCGGGTAGCGGGTTTCCAGGCCAAGCATATGCGCCTCACAGCCCTTTTCCAGCGGACACAACAGGCAACTGGGTTTGCTGCGGGTGCAGAGCGTGGCACCGAGGTCCATCATCGCCTGGGTGTAGGCGTTGACACGGGTCTGCGGCGTAAAGCGCTCAGCGTTGGCCCAGAGCTGTTTGGCGACCTTTGGTTCGCCTGGGTAACCCTCTTGCGCGGTAAAGCGTGCCAGGACGCGTTTGACGTTGCCATCGAGGATCGGCGCACGCAGGCCCATGCTGATGCTGGCGATCGCGCCAGCGGTGGACAGGCCGATCCCCGGCAAATCAGTAAGTTTTTCCACGTCCCGGGGAAATTCGCCGCCGTACTGCTCGACGACGATCTTCGCGGTCTTCTGCAAATTGCGCGCGCGGGTGTAGTAACCCAGGCCCGTCCACAGATGCAGCACTTCGTCTTCCGGTGCCGCCGCCAGGGCCTCGACCGTTGGCAGCGAGGCCATGAAACGGTCGAAGTAGTTCAGCACGGTGCTGACCTGGGTTTGCTGCAGCATGATTTCCGAGACCCACACCCGATACGGGTTGATGCCTTGCTGCCAGGGCAAATCGTGACGGCCGTGGCGGTCGAACCAGTCCAGCACCGCCGTTGAAAACTGCTCGGCTCTCATCGCTTGAACAGCCCCTTGAGCGCGTCTTTGAGTTGCGGGTTGACCTTGTCGCCCAGTTTTTCGTCGATTTTCTCGCTGATCCGCTCGCCAGCCAGTTTGCTCGCGACCTGGCCCATGCGTTCGTTATCCAGGCGGCAGGCCTTGGCGCCCAGTTCCAGCGGACCACGGCAACGCAGCGGCCACTCGATGCCGACAAACTTGTCGCCGACCTGGCAGGCCGGGTCAGGCATGGCGCTGGTATCGCCTTCGACGATGATGCCGACGCGGTAGTCCATGCCCAGCACCCGCAGATCGACATCGCCGTCACCGTTGACGGTCATGCCCGGGATGCGCACTTTCAGGTCCGGGTTGCTGGCCACGCCATTACGCAAGGTCAGGTTGCCCTTGAGCTCCTGGAACGGTGTGTCCTTGCCCCGCGGCTCGCCGCTGAGGGTTTTGCGGTTGAGCGTGGCGATGCCTTTGCACAGCTGTTGCTCAAGGTTGGCGTTGAGCAGCACGCCATTGTTGATGACAAAGCTGGCGTTGCCGTTGAGGGTTTCGATCAACGCTTTCTGGCTGTTGCCGTTGCCCGTCAGGCTGCTGTTTAGCGTGACCAGGCCTTTGACCGGCGGATTCTTGCCCTGGCTCTCGAGGATTTTTTCTGCCGGTACCCGACTGATCTTCGTCTGCAGATTCAACGCCGGTACTGCCTGACGCACATCGAGCGTGCCGGTGCTTTCGAAGTTGCCCTCGTACAGATCGCCGCGCAGGTTGGCCAGCGTCAGCAGGCCGCCCTGGCCGGTGGCCTTGAGCGCAGCGTTATGGATCGGCAGTTTTAGCAGGGTCAACTGGCCGAAGGTCAGGTCGGCGTCCACATCGAGCTTGCTCAAGCGCTCCACTGGTAACAGGCGTTCGTTGCTCCAGGCGTCCTTGGTCGGTGCGGGTGGCAGTGGTGTGCTGCCCGCGCCGGCCATGGCATCGGCTTCAGTGCTGGCGACTTCGGCCTGGCGCACTTGTGTCGCGCTATTGGCCTCGGCGGATTTCGGCGGCAGGTAACGGTCGACGTTGAAGGTGTCGGCCTTGAGCACGGCGCGCAGCGATTGCTTGGCGAAGTCTTCGACGGCGATGCGGCCGCTGAGCGTGCTGTCGTCGAGTTTCAGGTTGAGGTTGTCGAGCGCCAGGCTGGTGGGTGTCGCTGCGATTCGGCTGACCAGCTCGACTTTGCTCAGGCTGCCTTCGGCCATGGCTGGGAGTTTCTGGCCGATGCTGTCGACGAATTTCGCCAGGTCGAACTGGGCTATCGAGATGCCGCCACTGACTTGTGGAGTTTTGTCGAGGTCGTTGACCTTCAGTTCACCCAGTGCCCGCAATTGGTTGGCGGAGATCTTGAGACCGGTCCACTCGGCAACGTTGGCGGCCTTGTCCAGTACCAGTTGGCCCTGAGCGGAGAAGGTCATGCTCTTGCCTTGCAGCGGGTCGCCGGTCACTTCACCGGACAACTTCATGTCTTCGAATTGATAGCGTTGCAGTGCACGCGCGATGCGCAACTCGCCATTGAGCTCGGTGCGCACTCGCAATGCAGGCTGGTTGGCAGACAGGAAAGCCGTGAGCTTGAGCGGAATGTTGACGGAGTCGTGAACCGCGCCGGTGCTCAACTGGATGCTTTCGGCGCTGAAACTCTTGCCGGTGCGCTCGTCGGTGTATTCAACCCGTGCGTTGTTCACGGTCAGGCTGTCGATGTCCAGGCGGATCGGCTGCGGCGGTTTTTCCGCTGCAACGCTGGCGTCGGGCGCAGGTTCGCTGGCAGCGGGCGGGGTGACGGTCGCGTCGGTGCCGGCCGTTGCCGGCAGCTTGCCGATGTCCTCCCAGTTGCCATGACCATCCTTGTCGCGGGTCAGGCGCAGGTTCAGGCCTTCGACGCGTACGTCGCTCATCTGCACTTCACGGCGCAGCAGCGGCAGTACCCGCACCGACAGGCCAAGCATCTGCAAGTCGGCGTACGGTTCGGTCGGTTTGACCATGGTCGCGACACTGGCGTCGTGCAGCTCCAGGCCCAGCCAGGGGAACAGGCTCCAGCCGATATCGCCATTGAGCGTCAGCTCGATGTGAGCCTTGTCGCGGGCAATCTGGCGAATCTCGTCTTTGTAGTCGTTGGGATCGAAGAGGTGGGTCAGGGCAAAGCCCAGCGCCACAATGATCAGCAACAGCCCGAGAAGTACCAGACCCAGGATTTTGCCGAACGCTTTCATGGGCGAGTCCTTGTAATTAATCGATTTCAAAATTTAGCCGGGGAGTATAGCGCCCCGGAACGGACGACCGGTCAGCGATCACACCGGCAATACATCCAGCGGCAGTTTCAGTTTGGCGGCCAGTGCCTGCGCCTCGAGATGCCCGGCAGGCGCCAGCAGGCGCAGCGTCTTGCCCGATTGCGCGGCCATTTTCTGGGCCTCGGCCACCAGTCGCTCGGCAACACCTCGGCGACGGGTAATTTTTCGCACACATATTTGTGACAAATGCCAGGCGTCTTGGTGCCTTTGCAGGCGGGCTGCGCCCAGCAGGCGATCATTGAAGCGTCCAGCGATCAGTGTGCCATCGCGCAAACAGTCTTCGATCAGCTGCGCTTCCCCGGAAAAAGGCGCGAACAGCCAATCCGGAGCGTCGTGGTAGATCTTCTGCAGATCCTGCCGATCCTGGGGCGTTGCTTGGTTCAGCGGCTCGACAATGATCGGCATGGTGATTCCTGTAAGGTAAATGAGAGATCGGATAACGTACAAAGCGTGATGTCAGTTTGGTTTTTCTGTCACCTGCAAATGGTAACCTTCGCCCGTTCGTCCGTCCTTCTACGACTTGTTGTCGCACAACAAGGTGCTCCACCGAAAAAACGGTCATGCGTGCGTGCAAAAGGCCGGGAGTGAACCGTGGCTGGCGAACCATACTAATAATTGGGGGATACACAATGACTACGAGCACTACGGCGGACGGCTTCAGCGCCGACCAGCCCGCGTTCCTGTCCAAGGAGCGGATCATCGCCAAGCCCGGGTTCAACCGCTGGCTGGTACCACCGGCCGCGCTGGCCATCCACTTGTGCATCGGCATGGCCTACGGCTTTTCGGTGTTCTGGTTGCCGTTGTCCAAGGCGCTGGGCATCACCGCTCCGGTAGCCTGCGCGCCGGACATGAGCTTTATCGCTCAAGTCTTTTCGTCCCAGTGTGACTGGCCGATCTCGATGCTCGGCTGGATCTACACTCTGTTCTTCATTTTCCTGGGCTGCTCGGCGGCCATCTGGGGTGGCTGGCTGGAACATGCCGGGCCGCGCAAGGCCGGTGTTGTATCGGCGCTGTGCTGGTGCGGTGGCCTGCTGATTTCGGCGCTGGGGGTGTATACCCACCAGATCTGGCTGATGTGGATCGGCTCCGGGGTCATTGGCGGTATCGGCCTGGGCCTGGGTTACATTTCGCCGGTGTCGACCCTGATCAAATGGTTCCCGGACAAGCGCGGCATGGCCACCGGCATGGCGATCATGGGCTTCGGCGGCGGCGCGATGGTCGGTGCTCCGCTGGCGGCGGCGTTGATGGGGCATTTCGCTTCGCCAACCAGCGTCGGCGTGTGGCAGAGCTTCCTGGTGATGGCCGCGATCTACTTCGTGTTCATGATCGGTGGTGCGCTGTCCTATCGCGTGCCGCCAACCGGCTGGAAGCCTGAGGGCTGGACCGCTCCGGCGAAAAAAGTCTCGAACGCGATGATCACTCATCGTCATGTTCACGTGAACGTTGCCTGGAAGACCCCGCAATTCCGCCTGGTGTGGCTGGTGCTGTGTTTGAACGTATCGGCCGGTATCGGCATCCTCGGCATGGCGTCGCCACTGTTGCAGGAAGTGTTCGCTGGCAAGTTGCTGGGCAATGACCTGACCTTCGGCCAACTCGACGCCTCGCAACTGGCTTCGATCGCCGCCATCGCTGCCGGGTTCACCGGTTTGCTCAGCCTGTTCAACATCGGCGGGCGTTTCTTCTGGGCCTCGTTCTCGGATTACCTGGGTCGCAAAAACACTTACTTCGTGTTTTTCGCCCTGGGCTTTGCCCTGTACGGACTGATTCCGAACCTTGGTCACCTGGGGAGCATCGCGCTGTTCGTAGCAGCGTTTTGCATCATCCTGTCGATGTACGGCGGTGGTTTCGCGACGGTTCCGGCCTATCTGGCGGACCTGTTCGGCACGCAAATGGTCGGGGCGATCCACGGTCGCCTGCTGACGGCGTGGGCGGCTGCCGGCGTGCTTGGTCCGGTGCTGGTGAACTACCTGCGTGAGTATCAACTGAGCATCGGCGTCGAGCGTGCGGCGGCCTACGACATCACCCTGTACATCCTTGCCGGCCTGCTGGTGCTGGGTTTCCTGTGCAACCTGCTGGTGCGTCCGGTGGCGGACAAATACTTCATGACCGACGCCGAACTGGCCGCCGAACAGGCGCTGGGCCATGACAAAGGCGCGGACAGCACGACCGTGCTGGAGTGGAAAGCCGCGCCGGGCACCAAGCCGTTGGCGATTGCGGCGTGGCTGGTGGTGGGCATTCCGCTGGCGTGGGGTGTTTGGGTGACCTTGCAGAAGACGGCGGTGCTCTTCCACTAACGCCAACCCCTGTAGGAGCCGGCTTGCTGGTGATCAATGCAACGCGGTGTGTCAGGCACGCCGCCATCGCTGGCAAGCCAGCTCCTACAAAAGCTCGTCGGGCGCAACATCCCTGTAGGAGCCGGCTTGCTGGCGATCAATGCAACGCGGTGTGTCAGGCACGCCGCCATCGCTGGCAAGCCAGCTCCTACAAAAGCTCGTCGGGCGCAACATCCCTGTAGGAGCCGGCTTGCTGGCGATCAATGCAACGCGGTGTGTCAGGCACGCCGCCATCGCTGGCAAGCCAGCTCCTACAAAAGCTCGTCGGGCGCAACATCCCTGTAGGAGCCGGCTTGCTGGCGATCAATGCAACGCGGTGTGTCAGACACACCGCTATCGCTGGCAAGCCAGCTCCTACATGTCATGACAGGTATGCCTGCGGGGTTGCTGAATTCACTCCGTCAGCGATATCACCTCGCGTGTTTCTGTTTGGCGCCCGCACGCCTATAATGGCTGCCTTTTTCGCCCAATGATTTTGCGGAGCTGGTGATGGCCGAACGTATGGCGTCTGTCGAGCGCGACACTCTGGAAACCCAGATCAAAGCCTCGATCAACCTTGATGGCACCGGAAAGGCCCGATTTGATATCGGTGTTCCTTTTCTTGAGCACATGCTGGACCAGATCGCCCGTCACGGGCTGATCGACCTGGATATTGTCAGCAAGGGCGACCTGCATATCGATGACCACCACACCGTGGAAG contains:
- a CDS encoding oxidative damage protection protein, whose product is MTRTIMCRKYKEELPGLERAPFPGAKGQDIFDHVSAKAWADWQKHQTLLINEKRLNMMNAEDRKYLQGEMDKYFSGEDYAKAEGYVPPSE
- the mutY gene encoding A/G-specific adenine glycosylase; the encoded protein is MRAEQFSTAVLDWFDRHGRHDLPWQQGINPYRVWVSEIMLQQTQVSTVLNYFDRFMASLPTVEALAAAPEDEVLHLWTGLGYYTRARNLQKTAKIVVEQYGGEFPRDVEKLTDLPGIGLSTAGAIASISMGLRAPILDGNVKRVLARFTAQEGYPGEPKVAKQLWANAERFTPQTRVNAYTQAMMDLGATLCTRSKPSCLLCPLEKGCEAHMLGLETRYPIPKPRKAIPQKRTLMPMLANAEGAILLYRRPSTGLWGGLWSLPELDNLDDLEHLAAQHSLELGTQQALPSLVHTFSHFQLSIEPWLVQVQEAGHHVAEADWLWYNLATPPRLGLAAPVKTLLERAAAVLNAGESS
- a CDS encoding AsmA family protein, with translation MKAFGKILGLVLLGLLLIIVALGFALTHLFDPNDYKDEIRQIARDKAHIELTLNGDIGWSLFPWLGLELHDASVATMVKPTEPYADLQMLGLSVRVLPLLRREVQMSDVRVEGLNLRLTRDKDGHGNWEDIGKLPATAGTDATVTPPAASEPAPDASVAAEKPPQPIRLDIDSLTVNNARVEYTDERTGKSFSAESIQLSTGAVHDSVNIPLKLTAFLSANQPALRVRTELNGELRIARALQRYQFEDMKLSGEVTGDPLQGKSMTFSAQGQLVLDKAANVAEWTGLKISANQLRALGELKVNDLDKTPQVSGGISIAQFDLAKFVDSIGQKLPAMAEGSLSKVELVSRIAATPTSLALDNLNLKLDDSTLSGRIAVEDFAKQSLRAVLKADTFNVDRYLPPKSAEANSATQVRQAEVASTEADAMAGAGSTPLPPAPTKDAWSNERLLPVERLSKLDVDADLTFGQLTLLKLPIHNAALKATGQGGLLTLANLRGDLYEGNFESTGTLDVRQAVPALNLQTKISRVPAEKILESQGKNPPVKGLVTLNSSLTGNGNSQKALIETLNGNASFVINNGVLLNANLEQQLCKGIATLNRKTLSGEPRGKDTPFQELKGNLTLRNGVASNPDLKVRIPGMTVNGDGDVDLRVLGMDYRVGIIVEGDTSAMPDPACQVGDKFVGIEWPLRCRGPLELGAKACRLDNERMGQVASKLAGERISEKIDEKLGDKVNPQLKDALKGLFKR
- a CDS encoding acetyl-CoA sensor PanZ family protein, translated to MPIIVEPLNQATPQDRQDLQKIYHDAPDWLFAPFSGEAQLIEDCLRDGTLIAGRFNDRLLGAARLQRHQDAWHLSQICVRKITRRRGVAERLVAEAQKMAAQSGKTLRLLAPAGHLEAQALAAKLKLPLDVLPV
- a CDS encoding OFA family MFS transporter, with protein sequence MTTSTTADGFSADQPAFLSKERIIAKPGFNRWLVPPAALAIHLCIGMAYGFSVFWLPLSKALGITAPVACAPDMSFIAQVFSSQCDWPISMLGWIYTLFFIFLGCSAAIWGGWLEHAGPRKAGVVSALCWCGGLLISALGVYTHQIWLMWIGSGVIGGIGLGLGYISPVSTLIKWFPDKRGMATGMAIMGFGGGAMVGAPLAAALMGHFASPTSVGVWQSFLVMAAIYFVFMIGGALSYRVPPTGWKPEGWTAPAKKVSNAMITHRHVHVNVAWKTPQFRLVWLVLCLNVSAGIGILGMASPLLQEVFAGKLLGNDLTFGQLDASQLASIAAIAAGFTGLLSLFNIGGRFFWASFSDYLGRKNTYFVFFALGFALYGLIPNLGHLGSIALFVAAFCIILSMYGGGFATVPAYLADLFGTQMVGAIHGRLLTAWAAAGVLGPVLVNYLREYQLSIGVERAAAYDITLYILAGLLVLGFLCNLLVRPVADKYFMTDAELAAEQALGHDKGADSTTVLEWKAAPGTKPLAIAAWLVVGIPLAWGVWVTLQKTAVLFH